In Paenibacillus sp. 1781tsa1, one DNA window encodes the following:
- a CDS encoding Ppx/GppA phosphatase family protein, translating to MTRTNETLGIIDIGSNSIRLVIYELDQDAAYRIIHEDKYAARLSSVVEPDGTILRHSLDKAITILRQFKATCEAYQTKLIRAAATAAIRNASNVLQIIEWLETETGLTIECVSGDREAYYGFLGVTQSIDLADGFVVDIGGGSTEITVFRDRKRLHSISLPIGAVNSHARYGGEDQWSEANANALCNEVIQALRGQDWIHEHPGLPLIGLGGTMRTLAKVEQKRTQYSLPVTHHYEISEQAMENIARSLPHLTSAQRKKVPGLAKDRADIIVPGVLILRTVFQLIQGDRYVVSGAGLRDGLLRDYMAGGQPVVPDALKDSIRNFIHFGPPIPEKRLQRIHQDAVTLYTALQGTAPDEADARILYASSMLHMAGKQINYFRYTQHSAYWIMNASIYGLSHRETILSASAADYHPKKRTPQLLNKHRDILKNSDERHAHRIGSLLRVAEAINRSESIAAIEATKENDSLQVQFTCTAEPLLELDGLEEAVKDLQEAWGVTLSYSIQQVSKG from the coding sequence ATGACACGTACTAATGAAACCTTAGGAATTATTGATATCGGCTCAAACTCCATTCGTCTAGTTATCTATGAACTGGATCAGGACGCAGCCTATCGCATCATTCATGAAGACAAATACGCCGCTCGTCTGAGCAGCGTTGTTGAGCCGGATGGTACCATCCTTCGCCATTCTTTGGATAAAGCCATCACCATCTTGCGTCAATTCAAAGCGACCTGTGAAGCGTATCAGACCAAACTGATCCGTGCAGCAGCTACGGCAGCCATTCGTAATGCAAGCAATGTCCTGCAGATTATCGAATGGCTGGAGACAGAGACGGGGCTTACCATTGAATGTGTATCCGGAGATCGGGAAGCCTATTACGGTTTCCTTGGTGTTACTCAATCCATTGATCTGGCAGACGGTTTCGTCGTAGATATTGGAGGCGGCAGCACGGAGATCACAGTCTTTCGGGATCGGAAGAGGTTACATAGCATTTCCCTCCCCATTGGTGCAGTGAATTCACATGCCCGTTATGGGGGTGAAGACCAGTGGAGCGAAGCGAATGCGAATGCATTGTGCAATGAAGTCATTCAAGCTCTTCGTGGACAGGATTGGATTCATGAGCATCCTGGACTGCCACTCATTGGACTTGGCGGAACGATGCGTACACTCGCCAAAGTGGAGCAGAAACGAACCCAGTATTCGTTGCCTGTCACCCATCATTATGAGATCAGTGAGCAAGCAATGGAGAACATCGCTCGCTCCCTGCCACATCTCACCTCGGCACAGCGCAAAAAGGTGCCTGGACTCGCTAAAGATCGCGCAGACATCATTGTGCCCGGCGTACTGATCCTACGAACCGTCTTCCAGTTAATACAGGGAGATCGTTATGTGGTTAGTGGTGCGGGTCTACGAGACGGGTTGTTGCGTGATTATATGGCTGGAGGTCAGCCGGTCGTTCCGGACGCGCTGAAGGACAGCATCCGCAACTTTATCCATTTCGGTCCGCCTATTCCAGAGAAACGTCTGCAACGGATTCATCAGGATGCGGTTACCCTGTATACTGCACTACAAGGCACTGCTCCTGATGAGGCAGATGCCCGAATCCTGTATGCGTCCTCCATGCTGCACATGGCAGGTAAGCAGATTAACTATTTCCGTTATACACAGCACTCGGCCTATTGGATTATGAATGCAAGCATCTATGGACTTTCTCACCGAGAGACGATCCTCAGTGCCAGCGCGGCCGATTATCATCCAAAAAAAAGAACGCCCCAACTGCTGAATAAGCACCGGGACATTCTGAAAAACTCGGATGAGCGACATGCTCATCGTATAGGCTCTCTGCTGCGCGTAGCCGAAGCCATTAATCGATCGGAGAGCATCGCTGCGATCGAAGCAACCAAAGAAAACGACTCGCTGCAGGTGCAGTTCACCTGTACAGCAGAGCCGTTACTGGAACTTGATGGCCTGGAAGAGGCCGTCAAGGATCTGCAGGAAGCCTGGGGAGTTACGTTATCGTACTCCATTCAGCAGGTTTCCAAGGGATAA
- a CDS encoding YheC/YheD family protein, which yields MSRQLASKWRKTAALMKYPVAAVHIPQTKAFNSGNLLHMLSRYGMVYVKPIVGGGGYGVIRVSASGGAYRYTHMKTTRSFASFSQMYRSLVRVKARRRYLIQQGIHLATIQGRPVDYRVKVVKTDRGWVFRSLVGRLARPGLCVTNLSKGGTMLSGRRALGLSLPHISGRHKRREMRSLTLTCTYIMERQFPGVGQLGFDYGLDYSGKIWILEVNTRPQ from the coding sequence ATGTCGAGACAGCTTGCAAGCAAATGGCGGAAGACAGCGGCATTGATGAAATACCCGGTAGCCGCGGTCCATATTCCACAGACCAAGGCATTCAACTCGGGTAATCTGCTGCACATGCTCAGTCGTTATGGAATGGTGTATGTCAAACCTATTGTAGGAGGCGGAGGTTATGGTGTCATCCGGGTATCGGCGAGCGGTGGGGCTTATCGATACACCCATATGAAAACGACACGTTCTTTCGCCAGTTTCAGCCAGATGTATCGCTCTCTGGTGCGTGTAAAGGCTAGACGCAGGTACTTGATCCAGCAAGGCATTCATCTGGCAACGATTCAAGGGAGACCTGTTGATTACAGAGTCAAAGTTGTCAAAACCGATCGAGGCTGGGTATTCCGTTCCTTGGTTGGACGTCTCGCTCGTCCCGGGCTCTGTGTAACGAATCTGAGCAAGGGTGGCACCATGTTATCAGGAAGGCGAGCTCTCGGTTTATCCCTGCCCCATATATCTGGTCGGCACAAACGCAGGGAGATGCGTTCACTTACACTGACATGCACGTACATTATGGAACGGCAGTTCCCTGGTGTAGGTCAGCTTGGATTTGATTATGGACTGGATTATTCAGGCAAGATCTGGATTTTGGAAGTGAATACCAGACCTCAATAG
- a CDS encoding sporulation histidine kinase inhibitor Sda — protein MAMLSDEMLLDSYHKAIELNLERDFIALLLAEIHKRKLGTDVSAILH, from the coding sequence ATGGCTATGTTATCCGATGAGATGTTGTTGGATTCCTACCATAAAGCGATTGAGTTGAATCTCGAACGAGATTTCATCGCACTGCTGTTGGCAGAAATCCATAAGCGCAAACTGGGTACCGACGTATCTGCCATTCTTCACTAG
- a CDS encoding NAD(P)/FAD-dependent oxidoreductase: MTAQNSSHDMTDLLIIGGGPAGLFAAFYGGMRQASVTLVESMPQLGGQLAALYPEKYIYDVAGFPKVTAQELVNNLVEQMSHFNPNIRLEEKVVSVEKKDEQHFIVKTDENEYHAKAVIITAGVGAFEPRRLELEGAAKFEKSNLHYFISDLNAFAGKKVLISGGGDSAVDWALMLEPIAEQVTLIHRRDKFRAHEHSVENLMNSKVNVVTPTEITELHGDDTITKVTLAHVKTKETQEIEVDDVIVNFGFVSSLGPIAEWGIEIESNSIVVDSRMETSIPGIFAAGDITTYPGKLKLIAVGFGEAPTAVNNAKVYFDPDAKLSPGHSSNMKR, encoded by the coding sequence TTGACTGCACAGAATTCCAGTCATGATATGACTGATTTACTTATTATCGGTGGAGGCCCTGCGGGTCTGTTCGCCGCATTTTACGGTGGGATGCGTCAGGCATCCGTTACACTGGTTGAAAGTATGCCACAGCTTGGCGGACAGCTTGCCGCTCTTTACCCGGAGAAATACATCTATGATGTAGCCGGATTCCCGAAAGTAACTGCTCAGGAACTGGTGAATAACCTGGTTGAGCAAATGAGTCATTTTAACCCGAATATCCGCCTTGAGGAAAAGGTTGTATCGGTGGAGAAAAAGGATGAGCAACATTTCATCGTGAAGACGGATGAGAATGAATATCATGCCAAAGCCGTCATTATTACGGCTGGTGTAGGTGCATTCGAACCACGTCGCCTGGAGCTTGAAGGTGCTGCCAAGTTCGAGAAGAGCAACCTGCACTACTTCATCAGTGATCTGAATGCCTTTGCTGGCAAAAAGGTACTGATCAGTGGCGGCGGTGACTCTGCGGTAGACTGGGCACTCATGCTCGAGCCCATCGCTGAGCAAGTGACGTTGATCCATCGCCGGGACAAGTTCCGTGCGCATGAGCACAGTGTCGAAAATCTGATGAATTCCAAGGTGAATGTCGTTACACCGACCGAAATCACGGAACTTCATGGGGATGACACCATAACCAAGGTAACCCTTGCCCATGTAAAAACCAAAGAAACTCAGGAAATCGAAGTAGATGACGTGATCGTTAACTTCGGATTTGTCTCTTCTCTCGGACCCATTGCCGAGTGGGGTATCGAAATTGAGAGTAACTCCATCGTTGTTGATTCCCGCATGGAAACATCCATTCCAGGGATCTTCGCTGCCGGGGATATTACAACATACCCGGGTAAACTGAAGCTGATCGCTGTCGGATTCGGCGAAGCCCCAACAGCAGTTAATAATGCAAAGGTATACTTCGATCCGGACGCCAAGTTGTCTCCAGGGCACAGCAGTAACATGAAACGCTAG
- a CDS encoding NAD(P)/FAD-dependent oxidoreductase: MSSIPKIVILGAGYGGILTAQRLQKELNYNEADVTLVNRHDYHYITTHLHMPAAGTDTIEHARVPISKLIDEFKIDLVKSSVKEIRLQDRKIILEDGTLSYDYLIIGLGGEPETFGIPGMLDHAMTIRSINSVRLIREHIEYQFAMYKNDNKRNRIRFVVGGAGFSGVEFVAELADRIPQLCKEFDVNPKHVHIYNVEAAPSALPGFDPELVEHAMNVLKKKGVTFKIGVPIKQCLPDGVIVGEGEKLDAATVVWTGGIRGNSLLEQAGLEVMRGRVKVDDYLRAPGHEHVYVIGDNSLVFNAEGRPYPPTAQIAMQQGVNCAKNVVASIRKKQPQPFVFTSKGTVASLGKGEAIAVVGGKKYKGWKAAQLKKLVDLRYLFIIGGIPLVLKKGRFFG, from the coding sequence ATGAGCAGTATTCCCAAAATCGTCATCCTCGGCGCGGGCTATGGCGGGATTCTGACAGCCCAGCGGCTGCAGAAGGAATTGAATTATAACGAGGCCGACGTCACATTAGTGAACCGGCATGATTATCATTATATTACTACACATCTACATATGCCGGCAGCCGGCACGGATACCATTGAGCATGCAAGAGTCCCTATTTCGAAGCTGATTGATGAGTTCAAGATTGATCTGGTTAAATCTTCCGTCAAGGAGATTCGTCTGCAGGATCGGAAGATCATTCTGGAGGACGGCACGTTATCCTATGATTATCTGATTATTGGACTAGGCGGTGAGCCTGAGACCTTCGGTATTCCGGGTATGCTCGATCACGCCATGACCATCCGCAGTATTAACTCGGTCAGACTGATCCGAGAACACATCGAATATCAATTTGCGATGTACAAAAACGATAACAAACGAAATCGTATTCGGTTTGTCGTAGGTGGAGCGGGGTTCAGTGGCGTTGAATTCGTAGCTGAACTTGCAGATCGTATTCCACAGCTGTGCAAGGAGTTCGATGTGAATCCAAAACATGTGCACATCTATAATGTAGAGGCAGCGCCTTCGGCCTTGCCTGGATTTGACCCGGAATTGGTAGAACATGCCATGAATGTGCTCAAGAAGAAGGGCGTTACCTTCAAAATTGGTGTTCCCATCAAACAGTGTCTCCCGGATGGGGTTATTGTGGGTGAGGGTGAAAAGCTTGATGCTGCCACAGTGGTATGGACGGGCGGTATTCGCGGTAATTCACTGTTGGAACAGGCAGGTCTTGAAGTGATGCGCGGACGTGTAAAGGTAGATGATTATCTGCGTGCTCCTGGACATGAGCATGTCTATGTGATCGGTGATAATTCACTGGTCTTCAATGCGGAAGGACGGCCTTATCCGCCAACAGCCCAGATTGCAATGCAGCAAGGTGTGAACTGCGCCAAGAACGTCGTGGCATCCATTCGCAAGAAACAGCCACAACCTTTTGTATTTACGAGCAAAGGCACGGTTGCTTCATTGGGTAAAGGTGAAGCGATTGCTGTTGTAGGCGGCAAGAAATACAAGGGCTGGAAAGCGGCTCAATTGAAGAAACTGGTTGATCTGCGTTATCTGTTCATCATTGGTGGTATTCCGCTAGTCCTGAAGAAAGGGCGGTTTTTTGGATGA